From one Variovorax sp. PBL-H6 genomic stretch:
- a CDS encoding 2-oxoglutarate dehydrogenase E1 component, whose product MSDSTSSASIYHAYQGNTYLFGGNAPYVEEMYENYLAHPGSVPDNWRSYFDALQNVPATDGSTTRDVPHQPVINAFAERAKQGTTKVVQASGADSELGRQRTAVQQLIAAYRNVGARWADLDPLKRTERPAIPELEPSFYGFTDGDLETVFNTSNTFFGKDTMSLRDLLNALRETYCGTIGAEYMYMTDQGQKRWWQQRLESARTNPKLSTDEKKRVLERLTAAEGLERFLHTKYVGQKRFSLEGGESFIVSMDELISQAGIKGVQEIVIGMAHRGRLNVLVNSLGKMPADLFAEFDHTAPEELPSGDVKYHQGFSSDVSTPGGPVHLSLAFNPSHLEIVNPVVEGSVRARMDRRADPLGKQVLPVIVHGDAAFAGQGVVMETLALAETRGYSTGGTVHIVINNQIGFTTSDPRDSRSTLYCTDIVKMIEAPVLHVNGDDPEAVVLATQLALEFRMEFQKDVVVDIVCFRKLGHNEQDTPSLTQPLMYKKIAAHPGTRRLYADKLATQGLGDTLGDDLVKAQRAAFDAGKNTSDPVLTNFKSKYAVDWSPFLNKKWTDAGDTAIPMAEWKRLAERITKAPDNFTVHPLVKKVLDDRAAMGRGEINVDWGLGEHMAFASLVASGYPVRLSGEDSGRGTFTHRHAVLHDQNREKFDVGTYVPLQNVADNQAPFVVIDSILSEEAVLAFEYGYASNDPNTLVIWEAQFGDFANGAQVVIDQFIASGEVKWGRVNGITLMLPHGYEGQGPEHSSARLERFMQLSADTNMQVVQPTTASQIFHVLRRQMVRSLRKPLIIMTPKSLLRNKDATSPLSEFTKGSFQTVIPDSKDLKADKVKRVIACSGKVYYDLAKKREEKGTDDVAIIRVEQLYPFPHKAFSAELKKYPNLVDVVWSQDEPQNQGAWFFVQHNIHENLQEGQKLGYSGRAASASPAVGYSHLHQEQQKALVDGAFAKLKGFVLTK is encoded by the coding sequence ATGAGCGATTCGACGTCCTCCGCGTCCATCTATCACGCCTACCAAGGCAACACCTACCTCTTCGGCGGCAATGCGCCATACGTCGAAGAGATGTACGAGAACTATCTGGCCCACCCGGGCAGCGTGCCGGACAACTGGCGCTCCTACTTCGATGCGCTGCAGAACGTGCCGGCCACCGATGGCAGCACCACCCGCGACGTTCCGCATCAGCCCGTCATCAACGCCTTTGCCGAGCGCGCCAAGCAGGGCACGACCAAGGTGGTGCAGGCCAGCGGAGCCGATTCCGAGCTCGGCCGTCAGCGTACGGCGGTCCAGCAGCTGATCGCCGCCTATCGCAACGTCGGCGCGCGCTGGGCCGACCTCGATCCGCTCAAGCGCACCGAGCGCCCCGCGATTCCCGAGCTGGAGCCCTCGTTCTACGGCTTCACCGATGGCGACCTCGAGACGGTGTTCAACACGAGCAACACCTTCTTCGGCAAAGACACGATGTCGCTGCGCGACCTGCTCAACGCGCTGCGCGAGACCTACTGCGGCACGATCGGCGCCGAGTACATGTACATGACCGACCAGGGGCAGAAGCGCTGGTGGCAGCAGCGGCTCGAAAGCGCGCGGACCAACCCCAAGTTGAGCACCGACGAGAAAAAGCGCGTCCTCGAGCGCCTGACGGCCGCCGAGGGCCTGGAGCGCTTCCTCCACACCAAGTACGTCGGCCAGAAGCGCTTCTCGCTCGAAGGCGGCGAGAGCTTCATCGTTTCGATGGACGAGCTGATCAGCCAGGCGGGCATCAAGGGCGTGCAGGAGATCGTGATCGGCATGGCCCACCGCGGCCGCCTCAACGTGCTGGTCAATTCGCTCGGCAAGATGCCGGCCGACCTGTTCGCCGAGTTCGACCACACCGCGCCCGAGGAGCTGCCGAGCGGCGACGTCAAGTACCACCAGGGTTTCAGCTCCGACGTCTCGACGCCCGGCGGCCCGGTTCACCTGAGCCTGGCCTTCAATCCCTCGCACCTCGAGATCGTGAATCCGGTGGTCGAAGGCTCGGTACGCGCCCGCATGGACCGGCGCGCCGATCCGCTGGGCAAGCAGGTGCTGCCGGTGATCGTGCATGGCGATGCCGCCTTCGCGGGGCAGGGCGTGGTGATGGAAACACTGGCGCTGGCCGAAACCCGCGGCTACTCCACGGGCGGCACGGTGCACATCGTGATCAACAACCAGATCGGCTTCACCACCAGCGATCCGCGCGACAGCCGCTCGACGCTGTATTGCACCGACATCGTCAAGATGATCGAGGCGCCTGTGCTGCACGTGAACGGCGACGACCCCGAAGCCGTGGTGCTGGCGACCCAGCTGGCCCTGGAGTTCCGCATGGAGTTCCAGAAGGACGTGGTGGTCGACATCGTCTGCTTCCGCAAGCTGGGCCACAACGAGCAGGACACCCCTTCGCTCACCCAGCCGTTGATGTACAAGAAGATCGCGGCCCACCCCGGCACGCGCAGGCTCTACGCCGACAAGCTTGCAACGCAAGGCCTCGGCGACACGCTCGGCGACGACCTGGTGAAGGCGCAGCGGGCCGCGTTCGACGCCGGCAAGAACACCTCGGACCCCGTGCTGACCAACTTCAAGAGCAAGTACGCGGTCGACTGGAGTCCCTTCCTCAACAAGAAGTGGACCGACGCCGGCGACACCGCCATTCCGATGGCGGAGTGGAAGCGCCTTGCCGAGCGCATCACCAAGGCGCCCGATAACTTCACCGTGCACCCGCTGGTGAAGAAGGTGCTGGACGACCGGGCGGCCATGGGCCGGGGCGAGATCAATGTCGACTGGGGCCTGGGCGAGCACATGGCCTTCGCCTCGCTGGTGGCCAGCGGCTATCCGGTGCGCCTTTCGGGCGAAGACAGCGGCCGCGGCACCTTCACCCACCGCCATGCCGTGCTGCACGACCAGAACCGCGAGAAGTTCGATGTAGGCACCTACGTTCCGCTGCAGAACGTGGCAGACAACCAGGCGCCCTTCGTCGTCATCGACTCCATCCTGTCGGAAGAGGCGGTGCTGGCCTTCGAATACGGCTATGCCTCGAACGACCCCAACACGCTGGTGATCTGGGAGGCGCAGTTCGGCGACTTCGCCAACGGCGCGCAGGTCGTGATCGACCAGTTCATCGCTTCGGGCGAGGTGAAGTGGGGCCGCGTCAACGGCATCACCCTGATGCTGCCGCACGGCTACGAAGGGCAGGGCCCCGAGCACAGCTCGGCGCGCCTGGAGCGCTTCATGCAGCTGTCGGCCGACACCAACATGCAGGTCGTGCAGCCCACCACCGCGAGCCAGATCTTCCACGTGCTGCGCCGCCAGATGGTGCGCAGCCTGCGCAAGCCGCTGATCATCATGACGCCGAAGTCGCTGCTGCGGAACAAGGACGCGACCTCGCCGCTGTCGGAGTTCACCAAGGGCAGCTTCCAGACCGTCATTCCCGACAGCAAGGACCTGAAGGCCGACAAGGTCAAGCGCGTGATCGCCTGCTCGGGCAAGGTCTACTACGACCTGGCGAAGAAGCGCGAGGAGAAGGGCACCGACGACGTGGCGATCATCCGCGTCGAGCAACTCTATCCCTTCCCGCACAAGGCCTTCAGCGCCGAACTGAAGAAGTACCCGAATCTCGTCGACGTGGTGTGGTCGCAGGACGAGCCGCAGAACCAGGGCGCCTGGTTCTTCGTGCAGCACAACATCCACGAGAACCTGCAGGAAGGCCAGAAGCTCGGCTACTCGGGTCGCGCCGCCTCGGCGTCGCCCGCGGTCGGCTACTCGCACCTGCACCAGGAGCAGCAGAAGGCGCTGGTCGACGGCGCCTTCGCCAAGCTCAAGGGCTTCGTGCTGACCAAGTAA
- a CDS encoding propionate--CoA ligase — MSAVSALAASASSKRSAHTSESQFRPGPEPHPETKIMSRYAEFHRRSIDEPEAFWAEQAELIDWQTPPRQILDAGQAPFVQWFAGGTTNLCHNAVDRHLATRGDQPALIAVSTETGMERSYSFRELHAEVQRVAASLMELGIGKGDRVLIYMPMIPEAAFTMLACARLGAIHCVVFGGFASASLASRIEDATPKVVVSADAGSRGGKVIAYKPLLDEAIRLSGHKPDAVLLFDRGLAPMAPIEGRDHSAARLMEKHRDAQVPCTWLDATDISYIIYTSGTTGRPKGVQRDTGGYAVALAASMKYIFDGRAGETYFSTSDIGWVVGHSYIVYGPLIAGMATIMYEGLPTQGLDRQPDGGIWWQLVEKYKVTAMFSAPTAVRVLKKQDAALLKKYDLSSLRALFLAGEPLDEPTARWISDGLGVPIIDNYWQTESGWPILTVANGVERTPSKFGSPGVAMYGYKIKILDETTGKELEGANEKGVVVIEGPTPPGFMQTVWRDDERFVDTYWKSVPGKLVYSTFDWGIRDEEGYYYILGRTDDVINVAGHRLGTREIEESISGHAKVAEVAVVGVADALKGQVANAFVVPKDGSVLGDAQAALSLEGEIMKQVADQLGALARPARVLFVGALPKTRSGKLLRRAIQAVCEGRDAGDLTTIEDPGALQQIRQSLAPKG; from the coding sequence GTGTCAGCCGTGTCCGCGCTTGCGGCGTCAGCTTCCAGCAAGCGATCGGCTCATACTAGTGAATCCCAGTTCCGCCCTGGACCCGAACCTCACCCGGAGACAAAGATCATGAGCCGATATGCAGAGTTCCATCGTCGTTCCATCGACGAGCCGGAGGCGTTCTGGGCCGAGCAGGCCGAACTCATCGATTGGCAGACGCCGCCCCGCCAGATCCTCGACGCCGGCCAGGCCCCCTTCGTGCAATGGTTCGCGGGCGGAACCACCAATCTCTGCCACAACGCGGTCGATCGCCATCTCGCCACGCGTGGCGACCAGCCGGCGCTGATCGCGGTCTCGACCGAGACGGGCATGGAGAGGAGCTACAGCTTCAGGGAGCTGCATGCCGAGGTACAGCGCGTCGCGGCTTCGCTGATGGAACTCGGTATCGGCAAGGGCGATCGCGTGCTGATCTACATGCCGATGATTCCCGAGGCGGCCTTCACCATGCTCGCCTGCGCGCGGCTGGGCGCGATCCACTGCGTGGTGTTCGGCGGCTTCGCCAGTGCATCGCTGGCTTCGCGCATCGAGGATGCGACGCCCAAGGTCGTCGTCAGCGCCGACGCGGGGTCGCGCGGCGGAAAGGTGATCGCATACAAGCCGCTGCTGGATGAAGCGATCCGCCTCTCCGGGCACAAGCCGGATGCAGTGCTGCTGTTCGACCGCGGACTCGCGCCCATGGCGCCGATCGAGGGCCGCGACCACTCGGCAGCCCGGCTGATGGAGAAGCACCGCGACGCCCAGGTGCCCTGTACGTGGCTCGACGCCACCGACATCAGCTACATCATCTACACCAGCGGCACCACCGGCCGGCCCAAGGGCGTGCAGCGCGACACGGGTGGCTATGCGGTGGCGCTGGCGGCAAGCATGAAGTACATCTTCGATGGCAGGGCGGGCGAGACCTACTTCTCGACCAGCGATATCGGCTGGGTGGTGGGGCACAGCTACATCGTCTACGGACCGCTGATTGCAGGCATGGCGACCATCATGTACGAGGGCCTGCCCACGCAGGGGCTCGACCGGCAGCCCGACGGCGGCATCTGGTGGCAACTGGTCGAGAAGTACAAGGTCACCGCGATGTTCAGCGCACCGACTGCAGTGCGCGTACTCAAGAAGCAGGATGCGGCATTGCTCAAGAAGTACGACCTGTCGAGCCTGCGCGCGCTCTTCCTGGCCGGGGAGCCGCTCGACGAGCCGACGGCGCGCTGGATCAGCGACGGCCTGGGGGTGCCGATCATCGACAACTACTGGCAGACCGAGTCGGGCTGGCCGATCCTCACCGTGGCCAATGGCGTGGAACGCACGCCCAGCAAGTTCGGCAGCCCGGGCGTGGCGATGTACGGCTACAAGATCAAGATCCTGGACGAGACCACCGGCAAGGAGCTGGAGGGCGCCAACGAGAAAGGCGTCGTCGTGATCGAGGGCCCGACGCCGCCGGGCTTCATGCAGACAGTGTGGCGCGACGACGAGCGCTTCGTCGACACCTACTGGAAGTCTGTCCCGGGCAAGCTGGTCTACTCCACCTTCGACTGGGGCATCCGCGACGAGGAGGGCTACTACTACATCCTCGGCCGCACCGACGATGTGATCAACGTCGCCGGCCACCGCCTCGGCACGCGCGAGATCGAGGAGAGCATTTCGGGGCACGCCAAGGTCGCGGAAGTCGCGGTGGTCGGCGTGGCCGATGCGCTCAAGGGGCAGGTGGCAAACGCCTTCGTGGTGCCGAAGGACGGGTCCGTGCTCGGCGATGCCCAGGCGGCCCTGTCGCTGGAAGGGGAAATCATGAAGCAGGTGGCCGACCAGCTTGGCGCCCTGGCCCGGCCCGCACGCGTCCTCTTCGTCGGCGCACTGCCGAAGACGCGCAGCGGAAAGCTGCTGCGGCGCGCGATCCAGGCCGTGTGCGAGGGGCGCGATGCGGGTGACCTGACCACCATCGAGGACCCGGGGGCCCTCCAGCAGATCAGGCAGTCGCTCGCTCCGAAGGGGTAG
- a CDS encoding OsmC family protein — MSITVRRDGIAGTRHIVKIRAHEFPVDPGPGAGGTDAGPTPHDLYDAALAACKALTMVVYAQRKGMPLEDVEVTVDRDDSEERQGTYRLKTSLRVTGDLSDAQRAELLRVAGKCPLHRLMSEVKTEITTDWT; from the coding sequence ATGAGCATCACGGTCCGGCGCGACGGCATTGCAGGCACCCGGCACATCGTCAAGATTCGCGCACACGAGTTTCCGGTCGACCCGGGGCCCGGCGCAGGCGGCACGGACGCGGGCCCGACGCCCCACGACCTGTACGACGCGGCGCTCGCCGCCTGCAAGGCCCTGACCATGGTGGTCTATGCCCAACGCAAGGGCATGCCGCTGGAAGACGTCGAAGTCACCGTCGACCGCGACGACAGCGAGGAGCGCCAAGGCACCTATCGCCTGAAGACCTCGCTGCGCGTGACAGGCGACCTGAGCGATGCGCAAAGGGCCGAGTTGCTCCGGGTCGCCGGCAAGTGTCCGCTACACAGGCTCATGAGCGAAGTCAAGACCGAGATCACCACCGACTGGACCTGA
- the norR gene encoding nitric oxide reductase transcriptional regulator NorR: protein MTSHPLLQAIIPLVADLARELPATERYRRLLEALRVLLPCDAAALLRLEDGWLVPLAVDGLSGDTLGRRFRVEEHPRFAALLEAEGPLRFPPDSTLPDPYDGLVESHRGHLPVHDCVGCAVRFDHKPWGLLTLDDLAPERFSSLDLAVLQSFGSLAAATVSVAARIEQLHSRAEHESLRAEGYRLAATPRSRSLIGRSPSMRQLQKEIELVAASELPVLIQGETGVGKELVAEALHARSARASRPMISLNCAALPDTLVESELFGHVKGAFTGAIGERPGKFELADGGTLFLDEVGELALNVQAKLLRVLQSGQLQRLGSDREHRVDVRLIAASNRNLADEVREGRLRADFYHRLSVYPLHVPPLRERGRDVLLLGGFFLEENRSRLGLGGLRLDAGAQQALLAHGWPGNVRELEHLLGRSVLKALGRQPNRPRILSLTAEDLDLPKTRTEPAVPPAEGHAPVTTAQNVSLREAVAQLERRLVTDTLARHGFNRAAAARALGLDRANLARLAKRLGVAELPGNARGTGQRGASRSSAPQRSSR, encoded by the coding sequence ATGACCAGTCACCCATTGCTCCAGGCGATCATCCCGCTCGTCGCTGACCTCGCACGCGAACTGCCGGCTACAGAGCGTTACCGCCGCCTGCTGGAGGCGCTGCGCGTGCTGTTGCCCTGCGATGCCGCGGCACTGCTGCGGCTGGAGGATGGCTGGCTCGTCCCGCTGGCGGTGGACGGGTTGAGCGGCGACACCCTGGGCAGGCGCTTCCGCGTCGAGGAGCATCCCCGCTTCGCTGCGCTGCTGGAGGCCGAAGGTCCGCTTCGATTTCCCCCTGACAGCACCTTGCCGGACCCCTACGATGGACTGGTCGAGAGCCACCGGGGACATCTGCCGGTGCACGATTGCGTGGGCTGTGCAGTCCGGTTCGACCACAAGCCATGGGGGCTCCTGACCCTCGACGATCTCGCGCCTGAACGCTTTTCCAGCCTCGATCTCGCTGTGCTGCAGTCGTTCGGCAGCCTCGCCGCCGCGACCGTCAGCGTTGCTGCGCGCATCGAGCAGCTCCACTCGCGTGCCGAGCATGAGAGCCTTCGCGCCGAAGGTTATCGACTGGCCGCAACGCCGCGCTCGCGCTCCTTGATTGGCCGCAGCCCGTCCATGCGGCAACTGCAGAAGGAAATCGAGCTCGTGGCGGCCAGCGAGCTGCCGGTCCTCATTCAAGGCGAGACCGGCGTGGGCAAGGAACTGGTTGCGGAGGCCCTGCATGCGCGCTCGGCGCGCGCATCCCGTCCGATGATCAGCCTCAACTGCGCGGCATTGCCCGATACGCTTGTAGAAAGCGAGCTCTTCGGTCACGTCAAGGGTGCGTTCACCGGCGCCATCGGCGAGCGCCCGGGCAAGTTCGAGTTGGCCGATGGCGGCACGCTGTTCCTCGACGAGGTCGGCGAGCTTGCGCTCAACGTGCAGGCCAAGCTGCTTCGCGTGCTGCAAAGCGGCCAGCTCCAGCGGCTGGGCTCCGACCGCGAGCACCGCGTCGACGTGCGGCTGATCGCCGCCAGCAACAGGAACCTGGCTGACGAGGTGAGGGAAGGTCGGCTGCGCGCGGACTTCTACCATCGGCTGAGTGTCTATCCGCTCCACGTGCCGCCTTTGCGGGAGCGCGGGCGAGACGTCCTGCTCCTGGGCGGCTTCTTTCTCGAAGAGAACCGGTCACGACTGGGCCTGGGCGGCCTGCGGCTGGACGCCGGCGCGCAGCAGGCGTTGCTGGCGCACGGCTGGCCCGGCAACGTGCGCGAGCTGGAGCACCTGCTGGGCCGCAGCGTGCTGAAGGCATTGGGCCGCCAGCCGAATCGTCCGCGCATCCTGAGCCTGACGGCTGAAGACCTCGACCTGCCGAAGACGCGGACCGAACCCGCGGTGCCGCCGGCCGAAGGGCACGCACCGGTCACGACAGCGCAGAACGTGAGCCTGCGCGAGGCCGTGGCCCAGCTCGAGCGCCGGCTTGTGACCGATACGCTGGCGCGGCATGGGTTCAACCGTGCGGCCGCGGCGCGCGCACTCGGCCTGGACCGCGCCAACCTGGCCCGGCTGGCCAAACGCCTCGGGGTGGCGGAGCTGCCTGGCAACGCCCGAGGCACAGGCCAGCGGGGCGCCAGCCGGTCTTCGGCGCCTCAGCGATCCTCGAGATAG
- the hmpA gene encoding NO-inducible flavohemoprotein gives MLTAEQKSIVSATVPLLETGGEALTTHFYRILLGEHPQVRPLFNQAHQASGDQPRALANGVLMYARHIDRLEALGPLAQQIVNKHVALQVQPEHYPMVGACLLRAIREVLGPDIATDEVIAAWAAAYGQLADLLIGAEASVYDSNAKTPGGWRGGRSFKVVRKEVESDEIASFYFAPADQQPVMDFQPGQYIGIRLIVGDDDIRRNYSLSAAPNGRTYRISVKREEGGVASCHLHDHVQEGSEVELFAPSGAFTLQAGDRPLVLISGGVGITPTLAMLDAALKTSRVVHFIHCARNRGVHAFRHTIEALAEKHSQLKRFYCYDEANDGAELPHAVGRLDLQTLSQWLPAGTADVDAYLLGPKPFMQQVKAALRTLGVPDTQVRYEFFGPASALE, from the coding sequence ATGCTGACAGCTGAACAAAAGTCGATCGTCTCCGCCACTGTGCCCCTGCTCGAAACCGGCGGCGAGGCGCTGACCACGCATTTCTACCGCATCTTGCTCGGCGAGCACCCGCAGGTGCGTCCCCTCTTCAACCAGGCCCACCAGGCATCCGGCGATCAGCCCCGAGCTCTTGCCAACGGCGTGCTGATGTACGCCAGGCATATCGACCGGCTCGAGGCACTGGGCCCGCTGGCGCAGCAGATCGTCAACAAGCACGTGGCGCTGCAGGTGCAGCCCGAGCACTACCCCATGGTCGGGGCATGCCTGCTGCGTGCCATTCGCGAGGTGCTCGGACCGGACATCGCCACCGACGAGGTGATCGCAGCATGGGCTGCCGCCTACGGCCAACTCGCTGACCTGCTCATCGGCGCAGAGGCGTCGGTCTACGACAGCAATGCGAAGACCCCCGGCGGCTGGCGCGGCGGCCGCTCGTTCAAGGTCGTGCGAAAGGAAGTCGAAAGCGACGAGATCGCCTCCTTCTACTTTGCCCCTGCAGACCAGCAGCCGGTGATGGACTTCCAGCCGGGCCAATACATTGGCATCCGCCTGATCGTCGGAGACGACGACATCCGGCGCAACTACTCGCTGTCCGCCGCGCCGAACGGCAGGACCTATCGCATCAGCGTCAAGCGCGAAGAAGGTGGCGTCGCCTCCTGCCATCTGCATGACCACGTGCAGGAAGGCAGCGAGGTGGAGTTGTTCGCCCCCTCCGGCGCATTCACGCTCCAGGCCGGCGACCGGCCACTGGTGTTGATCAGCGGAGGCGTGGGCATTACCCCGACGCTTGCAATGCTCGATGCAGCGTTGAAGACTTCGCGCGTCGTGCACTTCATCCACTGTGCGCGCAACCGTGGCGTCCACGCCTTTCGCCACACCATCGAGGCCTTGGCCGAGAAGCACTCGCAACTCAAGCGCTTCTACTGCTACGACGAGGCGAACGACGGTGCCGAACTGCCGCATGCGGTCGGCCGCCTGGATCTTCAAACGCTGTCTCAGTGGCTACCTGCCGGAACCGCAGATGTCGATGCCTACCTGCTCGGCCCGAAGCCGTTCATGCAGCAGGTCAAGGCAGCGCTGCGCACCCTGGGCGTGCCGGACACGCAGGTGCGCTACGAGTTCTTCGGGCCGGCCTCGGCGCTGGAGTAG
- a CDS encoding alpha/beta fold hydrolase: MYMEQGGQGPDLLLMLHGMGATGAVWSPMCASAGARWAGRWVVMDLPGHGQSDRQDTYAIGQYAASVGRAVLPHVDPLGRLVVLGHSLGGVIALALASGWFGITPHRVFGAGIKLAWSDDELRRMETLASQPAKRFATEEEAWGRYLKVCGLAGIADAAAPVMARGVRRDTDGWCLAMDPRANGVGKPPMSELAALARCPVHLGRGRDDALVTMAQTRALDPGASDLGQHGHNVMVEAPGRVWDWVTSYE, translated from the coding sequence ATGTACATGGAACAAGGCGGTCAAGGTCCGGACCTGCTCCTCATGCTGCACGGAATGGGCGCGACGGGGGCCGTGTGGTCGCCCATGTGCGCATCGGCCGGTGCCCGCTGGGCCGGCCGCTGGGTTGTCATGGATCTGCCGGGCCACGGGCAATCCGATCGCCAGGACACCTATGCCATCGGGCAGTACGCCGCATCTGTTGGACGCGCCGTGCTGCCGCACGTCGATCCGTTGGGCCGGCTCGTGGTGCTCGGACACTCGTTGGGCGGCGTGATCGCGCTCGCCTTGGCCTCCGGCTGGTTCGGCATCACGCCGCATCGGGTCTTCGGCGCGGGCATCAAGCTCGCGTGGAGTGACGATGAACTCCGCCGCATGGAGACTCTGGCATCCCAGCCTGCGAAGCGCTTCGCTACGGAAGAAGAGGCATGGGGCAGATACCTGAAGGTCTGCGGCCTTGCCGGGATCGCCGACGCAGCGGCACCCGTCATGGCCCGCGGCGTCCGGCGCGACACGGATGGATGGTGCCTCGCGATGGACCCTCGAGCGAATGGCGTCGGCAAGCCGCCCATGTCCGAACTGGCCGCCCTGGCTCGCTGCCCGGTCCATCTCGGCCGCGGGCGCGACGACGCATTGGTGACGATGGCGCAGACCCGCGCGCTCGATCCGGGTGCCTCGGACCTCGGCCAGCATGGCCACAACGTGATGGTCGAGGCGCCCGGGCGTGTCTGGGACTGGGTCACTTCGTACGAATGA
- a CDS encoding DUF2894 domain-containing protein codes for MDAGATLDAWRERGDHRLDPVRFRFIEALARRAATHQGEVRRILDDKLQQVLAAYGENVEKVRGVPVPSAPAKKEDRPDPRPLAGLLEHIARHALAHGEEPSPGDGTPTLSATPRELKTLGYFRSTWSRLSADRRLTQSLAAVPENAGPLNSHQLVHRALTLMRELSPEYLHRFMSHVDTLLWLDGANAGSAAPAMDTSRAEGRKKSARGKAG; via the coding sequence ATGGACGCGGGCGCGACGCTCGATGCCTGGCGCGAACGCGGCGATCACCGGCTCGATCCCGTGCGCTTCCGCTTCATCGAGGCGCTGGCCCGGCGCGCGGCCACCCACCAGGGCGAAGTGCGGCGCATCCTGGACGACAAGCTGCAGCAAGTGCTGGCGGCCTATGGCGAGAACGTCGAGAAGGTCCGGGGAGTGCCGGTTCCTTCTGCTCCAGCCAAGAAGGAAGACCGGCCCGATCCGAGACCGCTTGCGGGCCTGCTCGAGCACATCGCCCGGCACGCGCTGGCCCACGGGGAAGAGCCATCGCCCGGCGATGGCACGCCCACTCTCTCTGCAACGCCTCGCGAGCTGAAGACACTCGGGTATTTCAGAAGCACCTGGTCCCGCCTCAGTGCCGATCGACGGCTCACCCAGTCGCTGGCGGCGGTGCCGGAGAACGCCGGCCCGCTCAACTCGCACCAGCTCGTGCACCGCGCGCTCACCTTGATGCGTGAGCTGTCGCCCGAATATCTCCACCGGTTCATGTCGCACGTCGACACGCTGCTGTGGCTGGACGGCGCGAACGCCGGGAGTGCCGCGCCGGCCATGGACACCTCGCGCGCAGAAGGCCGCAAGAAGAGCGCGCGCGGCAAGGCCGGCTGA
- a CDS encoding OmpA family protein: protein MHEELDAGVEPSVPVWAVFGDLMAGLVGAFVLILVCALGMQLELSTQLQAEIKKREAQAERLQALEKALAVPLAAGRVTLSNGRIGISGSVLFASSSAELQPEGRHLLRSLSAPLTAYLQARDEVLMVSGFTDDRQLRDGNRRFADNWELSAQRALTVTRALIEEGIPSASVFAAAFGSEQAVASNADADGRSRNRRVEMAPTPRQPGASVKPRD, encoded by the coding sequence ATGCACGAGGAACTCGATGCCGGCGTCGAGCCGAGCGTGCCGGTCTGGGCAGTCTTCGGCGACTTGATGGCCGGGCTGGTCGGCGCCTTCGTGCTGATACTCGTGTGTGCGCTGGGCATGCAGCTGGAACTCTCGACCCAGCTGCAGGCCGAGATCAAGAAGCGTGAGGCGCAGGCAGAGCGGCTGCAGGCTCTCGAGAAGGCCTTGGCCGTCCCGCTTGCGGCCGGCAGGGTGACGCTCAGCAATGGGCGCATCGGCATCAGCGGCAGCGTGCTGTTCGCCTCCAGCTCCGCGGAACTGCAGCCTGAGGGGCGGCACCTGCTCAGGAGCCTGAGCGCGCCGCTGACCGCCTACCTGCAGGCCCGCGACGAGGTGCTGATGGTGAGCGGCTTCACGGACGACCGGCAATTGCGTGATGGCAACCGCCGGTTTGCCGACAACTGGGAGCTCTCCGCGCAGCGTGCCTTGACCGTGACCCGTGCGCTGATCGAAGAGGGCATTCCATCGGCTTCGGTCTTCGCCGCGGCCTTCGGTTCCGAGCAAGCCGTAGCGTCCAATGCCGATGCCGACGGGCGTTCGAGGAACCGGCGTGTGGAAATGGCGCCGACGCCGCGGCAGCCCGGCGCGAGCGTGAAGCCTCGTGACTAG